The genomic window TGTACATAAACTATGCTCATGGAAGATACGGTTATTGGAGTTACACCTTCAGATATCAAAACAATGATTTAGAAATGATTGGCTACGATTCTAGCGAAAACCATGGCCCGATAGTTCTTTATAAAACCAGTATAAACTTTTTAACCAAAATGAAAATAGAAAGTGAAAACATAAACAGAAATGTGGAAGACAGCGAAGAAGTCTTTGAGAAAACCGAGACGAAAATAAAAAGATCAAAATTGATTAAATTATCTGAAATCAAAGATTTTGATGAGCTGCATCTTTACGATGAATAATAAAACCCCCTATTTTGTATTACTACAAATAGGGGTTATATTTTAAAACAAGTTTCTCAGGTCTCTTTAACCGTAATAATCTTCACCGGACAAGCCTTTGCTGCCAGTTCACAGCTTTCAACAATCGCATGATTGGGGGATTTTAAAGTAAAAAAGCCTTTTGCATTCTGCGAATGAATGAGAACCGATTTCCCATCTTTTTTTGACATTTGAAAATGAACAGGATCCATTTCGACGCAATAGTTGCAGCCAATGCATTTGTCTCTTTGTAAAGTTATAATAACCATTACGCCTCAACAATTTTATATAGTTTGTCCGACATTCTGATTCTAAACGGCAGTTTGAAACTGCAATCATCCCCTTTTGTAGCTTTTTCTCCTGCAACGTCATTCACAAACATTTCATCGATAATCATTTCCTGAGCGCCCGTGCTTGGTCCCGTTACTAAAATTTTATCACCGATTTTAATATCATAAGCTTCAATCTTAAACTGTCCAACCTCAGCTTTTGGGAAATAATGCGTTCCTTTACCAACATAAACCTTTTTCTGCGTTGCTGCAGATCCAGGAATCTCGCTCCACTCTCCTAATTCCTGTCCGAGGTAATAACCAGACCAGAATCCGCGATTGTAAACCGTTTCTAAAGCTTTCATCCAGACTGCTGTTTTTTCTTTAGAGAAAGTTCCTTCGTAATAGGCATCAATTGCTTCACGATAGGTTTTTGTTACTGTTGCCACATATTCTGGCGCACGGCCTCGACCTTCTATTTTCAACACCTTGATTCCAGAATCGATAACCTGATCTAAGAAATCCAATGTACATAAATCTTTAGGCGACATCATATATTCGTTATCCAATTCGATTTCAAAACCTGTTTCCTGATCGATAACCGTATATTTTTTTCGGCAGTTTTGTTTGCATGCGCCACGATTTGCAGATGAATTATGCGAATGCAGACTCAAATAACATTTTCCCGAAACAGCCATACACAAAGCGCCGTGACCAAAGATTTCGATTTCAACTAAATTTCCGTTTGGTCCTGTTATCTGTTCTTTCTCAATTTGGTCTGTAATGTTCTTTACTTGACGCAAACTCAATTCTCGGCTTAAAACCATTGTATCAGCAAATAAGCTGTAGAATTTAATGGTTTCAATATTCGTTACATTCAATTGTGTTGAAATATGAACTTCTATTCCGATTGATCTTGCCATCGCAATTACGGCTTGATCAGAAGCAATTACAGATGTAATATTGGCTTCTTTAGCTTTCGTCAATAATGTTTTTACGACTGATAAATCGTGATCGTAAATAATCGTATTTAGAGTAAGATAGCTTCGAACGTTTTTGGCTTCGCATCGATTGGCAATTTCTTTTAAATCGTCAATCGTAAAGTTCACTGTTGAACGTGCACGCATATTAAGCTGTTCAACTCCAAAATATACTGAATCACAGCCATTGTCTAAAGCAGCCTGAAGTGACTCAAAATCTCCTGCAGGAGCCATGAGTTCAATTGTATTGTTAATTGTCATTTTTGATTTTATTATTTCAATGAAATGATTTTTAATCAGTCATCTAACAATTTGCAAAAATACTGTGGGTGTAGATTAGATTTCTATGATTTATATCATAGTTTATGTTTTAAAAATTATTCGCAGTAGCCCAATAATAAATCATTTGCTATGTCCATAATTGTAACGCAATCTTTATCAAATATAGCCCACGGTTTCAACCGTGGAAACACAATGGACATCCTTAACGT from Flavobacterium sp. KACC 22763 includes these protein-coding regions:
- a CDS encoding ferredoxin translates to MVIITLQRDKCIGCNYCVEMDPVHFQMSKKDGKSVLIHSQNAKGFFTLKSPNHAIVESCELAAKACPVKIITVKET
- a CDS encoding peptidase U32 family protein — translated: MTINNTIELMAPAGDFESLQAALDNGCDSVYFGVEQLNMRARSTVNFTIDDLKEIANRCEAKNVRSYLTLNTIIYDHDLSVVKTLLTKAKEANITSVIASDQAVIAMARSIGIEVHISTQLNVTNIETIKFYSLFADTMVLSRELSLRQVKNITDQIEKEQITGPNGNLVEIEIFGHGALCMAVSGKCYLSLHSHNSSANRGACKQNCRKKYTVIDQETGFEIELDNEYMMSPKDLCTLDFLDQVIDSGIKVLKIEGRGRAPEYVATVTKTYREAIDAYYEGTFSKEKTAVWMKALETVYNRGFWSGYYLGQELGEWSEIPGSAATQKKVYVGKGTHYFPKAEVGQFKIEAYDIKIGDKILVTGPSTGAQEMIIDEMFVNDVAGEKATKGDDCSFKLPFRIRMSDKLYKIVEA